The genome window CGTGTATGCTTTAGGTTAGTTCAAGATGCTCATCAGTCAAACTAATCTCTGTAGTCCTCTGATTGGACTATTGAAGCAGCTcctttgtatatatatatatatatggaagtGTTGTGACGCTGCCCATATACCTGATGACGGTCGGACAGAGCAAAACGTTATGAttcaataaatattccagcaggaAGTGAGACGGTGTGCGGGGAGCTTTTCTCACTTTCAAAATGCTTAGAGTACCACAAACAAAAgtttcagagacagatatcttgAAAACTAAACTTAAGTCCATGACAACATAACACTGAGGATGAGAGGAAAGTATTTTTATGATTTGGTTGTTCTTAatcaacaaaatcttaaaattgTTTGCAGATAAATTGTCTGAAACAGTTTTGGTAAAGAAAAAGATTCACAGTTATACTTTTACTTAGattgaaatgttgaaaagtTTTGGTCCCAGGTCTTATCTGTCTCTTATATTCTAGGTGCAAGACATCCTTCCCAACGCCCTCCTTCCACCAACATGTCTCCCCTCGTGGCCCCGTCCACCCAGTCTGGCTCAGAGGCTCCGGCACCTACTGGTGCGATGGGTGGCAGTGAATATGCTGTGACCTACCGCAGGGGAACAGGACTAGTAAGCGGGGGTGCGGGGGTCCAGGGCACCTATACTGCCCTTGACCCTGAAGGTTTAGGGCTCACAAGCAACGATGTTGTCCAGTCCAGATCTCCGGGACTCTCTACTAAAGTAGGCCGAAGAGCAGCTATGCACATCACAGGGCCCACCATCGTTACAGTGCCCCTGCATATCACCTCTAACCTGGCGTTAGGTGTGCTGCAAGGAGGCGGGGGCGACAGGATCATCCACCGTGCCAGGGATAAGGATGGAGGGGACAGGGTGGAATGtaaagagggaggagagaaggtgGAGAGGCAGGAAAGCGGAGAAACGGAAAGGAAGGTGGAAGAGGTTAGGAAGGTTGGTGAAGAGGACAAAAATCACAGGGGGGGAAAAACAGACGGGGAAGGAGTCATGGACGGAGAAGAGGATACAGTGGCAGATATTGCTAGTGAGGAAAAgggtggagagaaagaggaggaggaggagaaggaagaagaaaaggaagaagacgTGAGAGAAGAATGGAAACTGAAGCAACGACCCAAAAGTCTGACATCCAACGTGGAGGAAGACAATGATGACCATAGGGAAGAGGACCAAGATGTTGATGAAAACAGTGAATACATGGGTAATggtctttatttatttccataAATACTCCATAAATACTAGGTCtgcaattaattattattatcaatttcATTTGAGTCATCGGTCGATTGAGTCGATTAATCACTTTGGCAACTGCTGGATGTATTGCCATAAAATTTAatgacattcatggtccccagaggttGAATCCTCTGGTGACTTtccctctagcgccaccatgagttTACATTTGTAGTTTCGAGTAGGCAACAGTATTGGATCGATATCCATGAATTTTGTTGTAGACATTCATCTCCCCTTCAGGATGAATtctaatcactttggtgatcccctgacttttcatttagctcCGTTATCAGGTCGAAAACTAtctttgtccaatactttgcaTACATTCTGAAACCAAAAATCAGACATTTACTTAACACAGTGATTGGCCAGGAGTTTGAACTTCTCACTCAGACTCTCAGTTTTCATTCTTCATAAAACTATTTCTGTTCCTTTTTGTACATAGAACTAAATGCAACACTATAAATGCCCTGTCTGTAAATGAGCAACATTATCCTCGATTATTGCGTCTCACCTCTGCAGCTTTGGAACAGATAAAAAAACTCACAGAGCTACTTAaacattaatcaattatcaatattGTGATTGGAATAATTTCCCAATAATTCTAATTCAGCTAATCCTTTCAGGACTAATAAATACTAGTACAAACACTGGATAaatattttgaaagaaaatacaaCCAAATATCAAGGCACAGGCTAATATTATACTTATAGTATTGCATTTCTGTTATAGagattacattaaattaaattttatttatatagcacaaaatcacaacaaaggtcatctcagggcacttttcagatagagcaggtctagaccatactcttatATCTAATCTCTTGGTGATATGATCATTGACCATTACACATCTAAAAACTAGTCCCTTTTAACAACGCATTCTTTGCTGCTGATTATGTTGCGAGTATTTTGCGCAACATGGATGTTACAAACATTAGCTAATCTCTCATCTAAGCCTGTGTAtcattcacagaaatgaaagaatTTCAGTCAGAGGTGACTCATCGTGACAATGACTGTGCGTTAGATGCTTCTGACGTACTCAACTCtacagaggtggaggaggatgaCCACGAACTGTCTGGCTACGTTCAAGATAGCTTTGAATTTCTGGACCACATGGACTGCAGTGTGCCCtatcaggtgtgtgtggttttacATGTAGATGGTGTTCTTATCAGGTTGAAACAGTGTTTGAGGAAATGCAAAAATGTCTTAACACATAATGTGATCGTGAAATTGCAACCTTTTTCTAGTTGTTAaatatacttttatatattatatataatattatattttctgGCACTTGAGTGATTTAAATTACTGTTGTTTGAAGGAAGAAGCACTAATGAGAACACACTGTATTTGTTAATACCATCTTCCAagaatttcaactttttctaaccctaaccctaaccctaaccctaagccttaaccttaaccttaaccctaatcctaaccctaaccctaaccctaaccctaacccacctaaccctaaccctaaccctaaccctaacccttaaccctaacccacctaaccctaaccctaaccctaacccacctaaccctaaccctaaccctaacccctaaccctaaccctaaccctaaccttaaccctaatccTCCTGTCcacttctgtttctttttaccTCTCAGGTGAATGAGTTCTCCGTCGAACCTCCTGGTCACTGGGATGATGACTATGAAGTCATGGAACAAGCTCAGGCTTACCATCATCCCGCAGAGCTACAGAAACACCTTCAGCCAGACCCcgaaacacacactcagagtcAAACTCAATTAAATTCACACAGGCCGCTCAGCCTCGACATAGACAGCCGACACGCTAAATCCCTCAGTTTGCCTTATATGACTTCACCTATCCATGGACCGGAGGAGTCCGAAGAGTCTGAAGAGGAGTACTCTGATGATCATGAGTACAATAGCGAGGAAGATGAGCACATGTTTATGAAAAGCCTTCCTGCCGATTTCATTTTAAACGATTATGAAACACACAGTTGCACTCTTGATGAAGTTCCTGTAGATCAGTCAAAAAAAGAATCTGAGTCGTTGCACCCTGAATATTCTGCCTGTGAAGAAACAACTGCTGGAGATCAGGAGCAGGGAGAAAttaaagatgaagaagaaggtGAGGGAGATAAAGAtggacaggagagagaggaggtaacgaagaaggaagaggaagatacAGTTCACCAGGGACGAGACCAACCAGAGAGAAATATGCAAAGGTGAAACTCATTCTTATCTCAAATCTCTTTTCATACAGAACACATTTCATAACATATataacaaatctgttttcatttcttaaAATTAGTAATCACTTATCGTGCAAGTGCATTTCTGTCAGTCCTGGTCTTTACTGATGGAAGTATTTATCATTGAATGCgtttttctttaaagctgcactaatcaatatttttatattgacaatgAAGCAAATGACGATGcataatgtgaaaggtgtcggTCATAGTGTCTAACACGTAAAAAATGATCACCTCACCAGGCGGCAACTATGACAGCTTGAGATTGAagccaaataaataataaaatataccTTAAAGTGTAACGCCACTGATGGCTGCTAGATTCTGGCTCCAagtgactcccattcaaaaagcttcaACTTGCTAAATTCTGCTGGTGTGCTTGTGGTCATTATGTGGAAATTATCAcaccattaataagatttgaagacttgtaGTAGTtctgatgtctgctgtgtgggtgttgactGATAGCTATGATTGAcggttggctcacctgctgttCTTCCCAGCTACGGGACTCTGAGTCGGACTATTTttgcagacacacaaagttaacaactagctggtaaagaaagtggaacatctagcagctaaagagccagatatttcacACAGATGTTGGCAAAGACCAAAATATAGCCAGGAGAACTAGAAGaacagtgaatattggacatacGTTGATTAGGTGGACACaacacaactctaaatgaatgctcATGTTTCACCACATCTGTTGGATATGTAAACGGGAAACTGAACCTTATTAAGGTTCATTTGGTGAACCTGACAACATTGacatgataatatgtcaatgttgtgttttgtagcTTGTTAAGAGGAAGATGTGTTAAGAGATAACACATCTTCCtcttacaaaataaaaattcaattcATTAGCGATAAACCACAACCATGGTCATTAGAAATACATTCATGTGTTTAGCTACTGcagccttacttggtctggtatgaccagcaACTTATGGTGTTGGTTACTGCCAACAAACATTagtttatatataataatatcaccTCATAATTGACAGTAATTAGTCGCTTTGCTGACATTATGACTCCTCTCTACTTGTGCTACAGTTACACTATGTTGTATGTCAGCATTTACCCTTATGGACACAGTGGTCATTACtcagcaaaagttacatagttACTTAGAAACTTGACAATGTCCATCTTTAGTGCCTGTCAGCGGTAATATCAAAAGAGACACTGTGGCAGACAGCAATGCAAACTGTTACGTGAGGACACTGACATTAAATGGACTGAAAGCAACAAGGTTTCGAGAAAACCTTGCACCATCAGGATACTTTGAAACATGCCACATTACGTAAAACTTACAGTAGCTTTACTAAAAGTAAGCAGTgcgtaatatttttttttaaagtagatctacagtatattcacatcacataaatgaaagaaacacCTCATGCAACTATaaatcaaaacacattatttatcCAATCTTGTCCAAGTAAATACACTGAAACTACACAGATACTGATACAGTTCATGTCTAAACTGTTTCTACCTGTCATCCATCTGCAGCAGAGCGACAGAGGTAGATCTCAGTGCCACGGAGGATGCTTGGTGTGATGAAGTAAAACTTCCCCCTTCAGAGGCATCAACACACTGCTGCGTGGAGTTTCCACTGCCAAAGATTGAAGACACTGATGAATCGAGCACTATGGCTGACACGAAGGCTGACGAAGAGAATGAAGTGGTTGATAATCTTCACAGTGATTATCCACCTTGTGACACAGATTCTTGTGATACACAGAAAGAAACTGCTGACGTTTCAGCAGCGTCCAGAGACTTTTCTGAAAGGGCAACAGAACAGTTCAATTCATGTGTTATAgggggaaagaaagagggagagggcgATGACGGAGAGGAAAGGAAGATAGATAAGGAGATAGAGGACATATgtcaagaaagagaaagagaggaaagcagATCTGAGACAGCTGTGGATACAGAAATGGCtctggaaataaaacaaagtgatgAGGGCATATACGAAGAGACCACAGAGGGAGACAGTGAAGAAATAGCTGACAAAAAACATGAGGAAAAGATGGAGGAAAATGGCAAACAGCAGCACAAGGCACTTTGTAAAACAAGCTGCAAAATTTGGGATGAACTTGAGGAAGTTATATGTGAAGTGATCGAGGATGAAGAAAGTAAGCAGGGTGAAAGGAAGGGTGTTAGAGACGGTGTTGAGGAGGGAGCTGTTGTAGAGGATGTAGACCAGATAGCAATGATTTTGGGGGAGAAAATGGCGAAGGTTGAGGAAAAAGTGATAAACAAAACTGAAGATAAAATAGAGGTTGTGGAGGAACCGAGGGAGACAGCTAAAGAAAAGCACAAGGATGCAGAGACGCAGCAAGAGTTTGAGGAAAAAGAGACTTACTTACCAAAGAGAAGTGAATTAGAAAAAGAAATCCAAGAGAAGCATGTAGGCAAAGAAGAAGCACAAGATCATGACAGGGAAGAAGTGGAACATAAAGAGAACAATGACAAAGACAAAGCTCATGAGCAACTTACATTCCCACCAAGCATAGATAAAAAGGATAAACGACAAAAAGAGGTCAAGTCAAATATTAGAGAATCAAAAGAGGGCTGGAAGTGTGAGGAGAGCCAGGGAGGAGTTGGAAGGAAGCTGGTCATCTCCAAACAGTCTCCAATTAAAATTTACCAAGTAAAAGCGGTGCCGGTGGTGCCACCGAAGCCGCAGCACTGCAAAATGACCGCCCTGACCAtccggcagcagcagcaagaacGAGAGAGGAGAGACGCCGCTTGCATGCTGAAAGTCCCAACAGAAGGAGAACAGGGGAAAGATGGAGACTTGGAGCATGAGGGCAAGGGGAAAAAGGAGCTGCTCAGGGTAGGGGAGAAAGatagggagaggaggagggacggGGATGAAGGTGCCACGAGGGACACGGCTAGAAACAGTCCCCTCAGCTTGTGTTTCGATGAGgcggttgccatggtaaccatgaggcgagaaaaggagaaagagtgtgagaaggagaaagagaggcagagggatTGGGGAAGTGAAGTGCAGTGAGGTGTTTTTGTCGATACACTGATTTAAACTGATTTACTGTACAAACTATTTTTCTACATGTAGCATAAAGGGATGCATTTTTTAGTAAACTGGTTGAggattttctttcattatcaAATGCATGTATAACAACAGTATTGCAAATCTAATGTTGCTCAAGATGTTTAGATGTTTCTCTGCCATGCACATACCATGTGCAATCAAGAAACTGTTAAATGGCTGGAATTTAGCTGCCGGCGCGGCAGCTATATAAAACCTCAGAAGCTGTGGGGTTGGGATTAGAGGTGAAGTGCTGCTCCAACATGTTGTGGATGAAATATTAAGACAAAAAATCAGGACAAATTTCTGTtgcttaagaaaaaaaaaaattaaacccaGACGTGTCATAACCTCCCGCTATTCTGGATCTGTAGGCTGTACAGATTAAGATACATTAATCAAGTCTTGTTCGAGTAAATACACTGAAACTTGTACAAACCCCAGAATCTTAACAGTAGTTTGAAAAACATCGTTCAGTGTTTATGTATTGTGTAACTCAATTTtgattaaaagtaaaaagatgAGCCTCAAATCCAGCTCACTCCCCTGTATGCTGGCTGTCTAATAATCTAATAAATTGTAAttctatacagtatatgtatatatacagtatatgtataaaCAAAAGCTTGGAAGTTCTTTAACTAAATGGTAGATTTGAAGAAGCAGGTTTGATGAATGGAATGTATAATTTAGGGTAAATATAATGCCTGCCGAAGTCACTGTTTTACAGAATTATGtgaataaaattatatttccaGTGAcaatgactttatttatttatttttgactatacttctttacatttttaacattttattggaACAAGTACCACATATAGAACAAGGGTTACAAAGCCAAGACATCCATTGTATCAATAAGCTATATATAAAACAGTTTGTATTACACATATTACACTAATTacatattaaaggtgcagtgtgtagaatttagtggcatctagtggaacggacttagcagaaatggaatatagtattcataagtatgttttcattggtgtataatcactagataataagaattgttgtgttctTGTTAACTTAGAATAAGCCTGTCATACCTACATATGGAGctggtcctcttccatggagcccgccatgttgcactgccatgtttctacagtagagtttcacagccactgaCAACAAGAGTGAGTCTGGGATATATGAGCTTTCAAGTGAGTCAATACATATGGCTCCCACTGCGTTGTTAAGTGTCAGTGCTTTGGCCATGTAGCAGCAGCGTGTAGGAGAAATAGAATATGTAGACAACGTGGAGGAAACCACAACTTTGCACAATGTCAGTCTGAGGAAATCAAGTGCTGTAACTGTAGTGGAAACCATGTCTTCCTCCAGAGGATGTGAGCATCACGTAATGGCTGTGGAAATAGCAAAATGAGAGCTGAGGGGAAAATATCATATGTAGATTCCTTGAGGAAAGTGAGGGGATTAGGGGAACCTAGCAGGTCAGGGGTAACTAGAGCATTCTCCTCACTGCCTATGGTTAAGGAGGCAGCAAACAGATAATAGACACACAGTCATTCCTTGCATTTATGGCAGACATTTTATGGGCAGCTAGAAGCCAAACCAAAAGGTCAGACATCATTAGAGTGGTGGTAGATGTTGCAGAGAGATTCCTTGAGGGTGTATACCAAGGCCCAAAGGAACTGCACAAATACATGAGGCAGAAGCAGGAAGTgtatgagagagggagaagagaaaagaagtgtACTGACAAGAGTGAGGATTGCATTGAAGAAGGAAACATGGAAATATATGAAGATGACTGTTAAGCTGCTGAGGTTATACATTTTATGATAAAATGCAAGGAGTTTGGTTGCAAATAGGCAGAAATTTAAGAGATTTGTAGATGTATTTAAAGATCAAAcagatgtgttgtgtgttctgGAAACTTGGCAAAAGCCATGTTTAGACTTTGTGTTCCCAGGATATGAAAGTGTCAGACATGATTGAAATGGAAAAGCTGGAGGAGGCTGTGCAACATTTATAAGATGGGATGTACAGTACCAGAGGGTGAAACTTAAGTCTACACTAGAATGCGTGGTAGTAAGGGTATGGGGAAAAGCATGGACGGGTAAACATAATACATTTTTCCGATCCCTGTTTGCGAATTAAAATGAGGGGGTTAAGGCGCAAATAGGGACCCCGGTCATTTGAGTGGGTGACTTCAATGTAAACAACCGTAAAGTTGTGTGCagtaaaataaaagataataatagGAACACTTTAGAGGAATTTATGGACAGGTGTGGGTTAATACGTTTGAATGACCCTCTGAGTTCAGGGCCATCCTTACACGCAAGTAGATTACATGTCaccatgcacacatacacatatacagtaccatgTCTTTGTGCAATGTGTAGACATATaatcaaatacatttatttatttttcaaagatATGACTGTGACATACAGGTTATCCATCTTCTGTGTGAGCAAGGTCTGGGGAACAGTCCAGTACGGATTATTGGCCACCTAAAGGAGAACCACATTGAAAGTGGCTCCAGCGGATGCTGCCTTCATGGCCATTTCTAACCTGCTGCCACAACATTTCCAGGAGCCCACAAAACCTGTGGTACTGCCCAGCTACAAGTGGCTCCCTGTAGTTTACAGTCAAGACATCCTCAACAGGCTGGAGGTTATCAAGGctaacataacacaacatacggatccattttaaaaatggattcCACTACAAAGGTTAGAAAAACTATTTGTcacaatgtcaaaaataactAATAAGTTACAGAGTGCTTCACATAAAGAAACAAGGAATTACAAAAATGCTTTTGTATGAAGGTGAGTTTTAAGAATGGTCCGGATATAAGATGCAAAACTGAATCAGCCGTCCTGATCTCCTC of Thunnus thynnus chromosome 12, fThuThy2.1, whole genome shotgun sequence contains these proteins:
- the si:dkeyp-68b7.12 gene encoding rho GTPase-activating protein 30 isoform X1, coding for MRRNRRKGGNKEKVFGCDLLEHLTATSQEIPQVLRCCSEFVEHHGIVDGIYRLSGVSSNIQKLRNEFENDANPDLNKDVYLQDIHCVSSLCKAYFRELPNPLLTYQLYDKFAEAVAIQLEEERLVKIKDVLKELPSQHYRTLEFLMCHLVKMASFSTETNMHARNLAIVWAPNLLRSKDIEATGFNGTAAFMEVRVQSIVVEFILTHVSQLFPEQGVSSERRNSLPSPSAMPIQAEGLFKSIPTHPHANYGNLSPGDGPLPIRPYHAIIEGTDKRKGSLKGRKWMSIFNIGGRFPDPRRRHKHSAKEKERPTLRPARSMDSLSSPCFPEGARHPSQRPPSTNMSPLVAPSTQSGSEAPAPTGAMGGSEYAVTYRRGTGLVSGGAGVQGTYTALDPEGLGLTSNDVVQSRSPGLSTKVGRRAAMHITGPTIVTVPLHITSNLALGVLQGGGGDRIIHRARDKDGGDRVECKEGGEKVERQESGETERKVEEVRKVGEEDKNHRGGKTDGEGVMDGEEDTVADIASEEKGGEKEEEEEKEEEKEEDVREEWKLKQRPKSLTSNVEEDNDDHREEDQDVDENSEYMEMKEFQSEVTHRDNDCALDASDVLNSTEVEEDDHELSGYVQDSFEFLDHMDCSVPYQVNEFSVEPPGHWDDDYEVMEQAQAYHHPAELQKHLQPDPETHTQSQTQLNSHRPLSLDIDSRHAKSLSLPYMTSPIHGPEESEESEEEYSDDHEYNSEEDEHMFMKSLPADFILNDYETHSCTLDEVPVDQSKKESESLHPEYSACEETTAGDQEQGEIKDEEEGEGDKDGQEREEVTKKEEEDTVHQGRDQPERNMQSRATEVDLSATEDAWCDEVKLPPSEASTHCCVEFPLPKIEDTDESSTMADTKADEENEVVDNLHSDYPPCDTDSCDTQKETADVSAASRDFSERATEQFNSCVIGGKKEGEGDDGEERKIDKEIEDICQEREREESRSETAVDTEMALEIKQSDEGIYEETTEGDSEEIADKKHEEKMEENGKQQHKALCKTSCKIWDELEEVICEVIEDEESKQGERKGVRDGVEEGAVVEDVDQIAMILGEKMAKVEEKVINKTEDKIEVVEEPRETAKEKHKDAETQQEFEEKETYLPKRSELEKEIQEKHVGKEEAQDHDREEVEHKENNDKDKAHEQLTFPPSIDKKDKRQKEVKSNIRESKEGWKCEESQGGVGRKLVISKQSPIKIYQVKAVPVVPPKPQHCKMTALTIRQQQQERERRDAACMLKVPTEGEQGKDGDLEHEGKGKKELLRVGEKDRERRRDGDEGATRDTARNSPLSLCFDEAVAMVTMRREKEKECEKEKERQRDWGSEVQ
- the si:dkeyp-68b7.12 gene encoding rho GTPase-activating protein 30 isoform X2, giving the protein MRRNRRKGGNKEKVFGCDLLEHLTATSQEIPQVLRCCSEFVEHHGIVDGIYRLSGVSSNIQKLRNEFENDANPDLNKDVYLQDIHCVSSLCKAYFRELPNPLLTYQLYDKFAEAVAIQLEEERLVKIKDVLKELPSQHYRTLEFLMCHLVKMASFSTETNMHARNLAIVWAPNLLRSKDIEATGFNGTAAFMEVRVQSIVVEFILTHVSQLFPEQGVSSERRNSLPSPSAMPIQAEGLFKSIPTHPHANYGNLSPGDGPLPIRPYHAIIEGTDKRKGSLKGRKWMSIFNIGGRFPDPRRRHKHSAKEKERPTLRPARSMDSLSSPCFPEGARHPSQRPPSTNMSPLVAPSTQSGSEAPAPTGAMGGSEYAVTYRRGTGLVSGGAGVQGTYTALDPEGLGLTSNDVVQSRSPGLSTKVGRRAAMHITGPTIVTVPLHITSNLALGVLQGGGGDRIIHRARDKDGGDRVECKEGGEKVERQESGETERKVEEVRKVGEEDKNHRGGKTDGEGVMDGEEDTVADIASEEKGGEKEEEEEKEEEKEEDVREEWKLKQRPKSLTSNVEEDNDDHREEDQDVDENSEYMEMKEFQSEVTHRDNDCALDASDVLNSTEVEEDDHELSGYVQDSFEFLDHMDCSVPYQVNEFSVEPPGHWDDDYEVMEQAQAYHHPAELQKHLQPDPETHTQSQTQLNSHRPLSLDIDSRHAKSLSLPYMTSPIHGPEESEESEEEYSDDHEYNSEEDEHMFMKSLPADFILNDYETHSCTLDEVPVDQSKKESESLHPEYSACEETTAGDQEQGEIKDEEEGEGDKDGQEREEVTKKEEEDTVHQGRDQPERNMQRATEVDLSATEDAWCDEVKLPPSEASTHCCVEFPLPKIEDTDESSTMADTKADEENEVVDNLHSDYPPCDTDSCDTQKETADVSAASRDFSERATEQFNSCVIGGKKEGEGDDGEERKIDKEIEDICQEREREESRSETAVDTEMALEIKQSDEGIYEETTEGDSEEIADKKHEEKMEENGKQQHKALCKTSCKIWDELEEVICEVIEDEESKQGERKGVRDGVEEGAVVEDVDQIAMILGEKMAKVEEKVINKTEDKIEVVEEPRETAKEKHKDAETQQEFEEKETYLPKRSELEKEIQEKHVGKEEAQDHDREEVEHKENNDKDKAHEQLTFPPSIDKKDKRQKEVKSNIRESKEGWKCEESQGGVGRKLVISKQSPIKIYQVKAVPVVPPKPQHCKMTALTIRQQQQERERRDAACMLKVPTEGEQGKDGDLEHEGKGKKELLRVGEKDRERRRDGDEGATRDTARNSPLSLCFDEAVAMVTMRREKEKECEKEKERQRDWGSEVQ
- the si:dkeyp-68b7.12 gene encoding rho GTPase-activating protein 30 isoform X3 yields the protein MRRNRRKGGNKEKVFGCDLLEHLTATSQEIPQVLRCCSEFVEHHGIVDGIYRLSGVSSNIQKLRNEFENDANPDLNKDVYLQDIHCVSSLCKAYFRELPNPLLTYQLYDKFAEAVAIQLEEERLVKIKDVLKELPSQHYRTLEFLMCHLVKMASFSTETNMHARNLAIVWAPNLLRSKDIEATGFNGTAAFMEVRVQSIVVEFILTHVSQLFPEQAMPIQAEGLFKSIPTHPHANYGNLSPGDGPLPIRPYHAIIEGTDKRKGSLKGRKWMSIFNIGGRFPDPRRRHKHSAKEKERPTLRPARSMDSLSSPCFPEGARHPSQRPPSTNMSPLVAPSTQSGSEAPAPTGAMGGSEYAVTYRRGTGLVSGGAGVQGTYTALDPEGLGLTSNDVVQSRSPGLSTKVGRRAAMHITGPTIVTVPLHITSNLALGVLQGGGGDRIIHRARDKDGGDRVECKEGGEKVERQESGETERKVEEVRKVGEEDKNHRGGKTDGEGVMDGEEDTVADIASEEKGGEKEEEEEKEEEKEEDVREEWKLKQRPKSLTSNVEEDNDDHREEDQDVDENSEYMEMKEFQSEVTHRDNDCALDASDVLNSTEVEEDDHELSGYVQDSFEFLDHMDCSVPYQVNEFSVEPPGHWDDDYEVMEQAQAYHHPAELQKHLQPDPETHTQSQTQLNSHRPLSLDIDSRHAKSLSLPYMTSPIHGPEESEESEEEYSDDHEYNSEEDEHMFMKSLPADFILNDYETHSCTLDEVPVDQSKKESESLHPEYSACEETTAGDQEQGEIKDEEEGEGDKDGQEREEVTKKEEEDTVHQGRDQPERNMQSRATEVDLSATEDAWCDEVKLPPSEASTHCCVEFPLPKIEDTDESSTMADTKADEENEVVDNLHSDYPPCDTDSCDTQKETADVSAASRDFSERATEQFNSCVIGGKKEGEGDDGEERKIDKEIEDICQEREREESRSETAVDTEMALEIKQSDEGIYEETTEGDSEEIADKKHEEKMEENGKQQHKALCKTSCKIWDELEEVICEVIEDEESKQGERKGVRDGVEEGAVVEDVDQIAMILGEKMAKVEEKVINKTEDKIEVVEEPRETAKEKHKDAETQQEFEEKETYLPKRSELEKEIQEKHVGKEEAQDHDREEVEHKENNDKDKAHEQLTFPPSIDKKDKRQKEVKSNIRESKEGWKCEESQGGVGRKLVISKQSPIKIYQVKAVPVVPPKPQHCKMTALTIRQQQQERERRDAACMLKVPTEGEQGKDGDLEHEGKGKKELLRVGEKDRERRRDGDEGATRDTARNSPLSLCFDEAVAMVTMRREKEKECEKEKERQRDWGSEVQ